A genomic region of Candidatus Baltobacteraceae bacterium contains the following coding sequences:
- a CDS encoding flagellar hook-length control protein FliK, whose protein sequence is MAFLLSNLGILGQMAGHGSHHKGIDPSAQTTNPYGASFGNVLSGQMDALGASDPLAQLTAVVQNGTPISTVVDRLTGLVSQRAGVHAGAVAKSIKSALSPPSKAPPGTSAAQQVTALARRLQTWIGGVAGGADQRAGQQSDTSGQVLDANRARELPAQTDPESASSKLDVSALARSLLAQVAASFGPVQSAQTTLAATPQASSSARAAVSAFSEAAKASTGQASTLARLQGAVASNAQDEAPAATTAAPQPEQSDAASLLARMLTRAAATDAQVNGNAVATATPQIRVANSGGITPHGEGVNFNQTTAAARLEAALGDIVAGTAQNRGGNASTDNQSGSSFRNASSLPGDLPTSSKAASAANSDAPAFTVPTGSPAQLFGTQSATSSGYGSSVDPSAIVEQVVRSMAMRTQSDGTSEVRMRLSPEHLGEVTLNLKVDGSNVSATAVAQNADVRNALISHQQQLARSLADSGLKLTSFSVNLSGGGAGNHDQRDRTSGFGRQYAVHEIAASGLADSTESPSGEPAIVPQSTLALFNYLA, encoded by the coding sequence CCATAAAGGCATCGATCCGTCGGCGCAAACCACCAATCCGTACGGAGCCAGCTTCGGCAACGTGCTCAGCGGACAGATGGACGCGCTGGGTGCGAGCGATCCGCTCGCGCAGCTTACCGCGGTCGTTCAAAACGGGACGCCGATCTCTACGGTCGTCGATCGTCTTACCGGTCTGGTCTCCCAACGAGCGGGCGTGCACGCCGGCGCCGTAGCGAAGTCCATCAAATCCGCGCTATCACCGCCATCAAAAGCGCCACCGGGCACAAGCGCCGCACAACAAGTGACGGCCCTCGCACGGCGACTGCAAACATGGATAGGCGGCGTAGCGGGGGGAGCGGATCAGCGAGCAGGGCAGCAGAGCGATACTTCGGGACAAGTCTTGGACGCCAATCGGGCGAGAGAACTCCCGGCCCAAACCGATCCGGAATCAGCCTCGAGCAAGCTCGACGTTTCCGCACTCGCACGATCCCTCTTAGCTCAGGTCGCAGCCTCATTCGGGCCGGTTCAAAGCGCGCAAACGACTCTTGCGGCAACCCCGCAGGCTTCGTCGTCCGCGCGCGCAGCCGTCTCGGCGTTTAGCGAGGCAGCCAAAGCGTCGACCGGCCAGGCGAGCACGCTCGCACGGCTGCAAGGCGCCGTGGCCTCGAACGCACAGGACGAGGCACCCGCGGCAACAACGGCAGCGCCACAACCGGAGCAATCCGATGCGGCGAGCTTGCTGGCACGTATGCTGACGCGGGCGGCGGCGACGGACGCGCAAGTCAACGGCAATGCGGTGGCAACCGCAACGCCGCAGATTCGCGTGGCCAACTCCGGCGGCATCACGCCGCACGGCGAAGGCGTGAACTTCAACCAAACGACGGCTGCGGCTCGGTTGGAAGCGGCGCTCGGCGACATCGTCGCGGGGACCGCGCAAAACCGCGGCGGCAACGCGTCGACGGACAATCAAAGCGGATCGTCGTTCCGCAACGCGAGCTCCCTACCGGGCGATCTGCCCACATCGAGCAAGGCGGCGTCGGCGGCGAACTCCGACGCACCGGCGTTTACGGTTCCAACCGGATCGCCGGCGCAGTTGTTCGGCACGCAATCCGCGACCAGTTCGGGGTATGGCTCTTCGGTCGATCCGAGCGCCATCGTCGAACAGGTGGTCCGGAGCATGGCGATGCGCACGCAATCCGACGGTACGTCGGAGGTGCGCATGCGGCTCTCTCCCGAGCACCTCGGTGAAGTCACGCTCAATCTCAAGGTCGACGGGTCCAACGTCTCGGCGACGGCGGTCGCACAGAACGCCGACGTTCGTAACGCGCTCATCTCACATCAACAACAGCTCGCGCGTTCCTTAGCGGATTCGGGGTTGAAGCTCACGAGCTTCAGCGTCAATCTATCGGGCGGCGGCGCGGGCAACCACGATCAACGCGATCGAACCTCGGGATTCGGACGGCAGTACGCAGTGCACGAAATCGCTGCGTCCGGTCTGGCGGATTCCACGGAAAGCCCGTCGGGCGAACCGGCAATCGTGCCGCAGTCGACCCTCGCGCTTTTCAACTACTTGGCATAG
- a CDS encoding type II toxin-antitoxin system ParD family antitoxin gives MGTKNISLTPDLDAYISAKVASGEYLHASEVVRDALRLMMREEAEKLEWLRNAIAEGEASPILEKSSDEVIAGVKRRGRELLKSRRAQ, from the coding sequence ATGGGCACCAAAAATATCTCGCTTACTCCGGATCTCGACGCGTACATAAGCGCCAAAGTCGCGTCGGGTGAGTACCTCCATGCCAGCGAGGTCGTGCGCGACGCGCTGCGGCTCATGATGCGGGAGGAAGCCGAGAAGCTGGAATGGCTTCGCAACGCGATCGCCGAGGGCGAAGCCTCGCCGATCTTGGAGAAGTCGAGCGACGAGGTGATTGCCGGCGTTAAGCGACGAGGCCGCGAACTTCTCAAATCGCGGAGGGCTCAATAA
- a CDS encoding OmpA family protein — MAQPAKTAARAAESKFRNRPKEQQLETAGMMRWLLTYADMITLMLALFIILFAMSTISRVKVQEFARLVSGGFDNTWSINQPPNGGTNGEQSFNASANIPAIQKELEKYVEQHKLQNQVQVHMDRRGLVITLLSDKAFYDSGSAQLRPETMQILDAVNGFLKKTSNLIRVEGNTDNVPIHTAQYPTNWELSAARAVGVARYLVERDGLDPTRVSAAGYGEFRPRKANDTDADRQSNRRVDIVLLNATKASEEK; from the coding sequence ATGGCACAGCCGGCAAAAACTGCGGCCCGCGCCGCCGAATCGAAGTTCCGAAACCGGCCCAAGGAGCAGCAATTGGAAACCGCAGGCATGATGCGGTGGCTGCTCACGTACGCCGACATGATTACGCTCATGCTGGCGCTCTTCATTATCTTGTTCGCGATGTCGACGATCAGCCGCGTCAAGGTGCAAGAGTTCGCGAGGCTCGTCTCCGGCGGTTTCGACAACACCTGGTCGATCAATCAGCCGCCCAACGGGGGCACCAACGGCGAACAGTCGTTCAACGCCAGCGCGAACATACCGGCGATCCAAAAAGAACTCGAGAAGTACGTGGAGCAGCACAAGCTCCAAAACCAGGTGCAGGTGCACATGGATCGCCGCGGCTTGGTGATTACCTTGCTTTCCGACAAAGCGTTCTACGACAGCGGCAGCGCGCAGCTGCGGCCCGAAACGATGCAAATACTCGACGCGGTCAACGGCTTCTTGAAGAAGACGAGCAATCTGATTCGCGTCGAAGGAAACACCGATAACGTGCCGATCCACACGGCGCAGTATCCCACCAACTGGGAACTGTCGGCCGCGAGAGCGGTCGGCGTCGCGCGTTATCTCGTCGAGCGCGACGGTCTCGACCCGACGCGCGTCTCGGCGGCCGGTTATGGAGAGTTCCGGCCCCGTAAAGCCAACGACACGGATGCCGATCGACAATCGAATCGTCGAGTCGATATCGTATTGCTCAACGCCACCAAAGCGAGTGAGGAGAAGTAG
- a CDS encoding GreA/GreB family elongation factor, with protein sequence MSRAFVKEHEDDEERGPDRPIPPGPNYVTPRGLDLLEQALVEAETAGNEREAKYYRERVSTASVVDPASQKRDRVQFGASVTARDVAGKDLSVRIVGHDEADPLKGLISFESPVAQAMMDHRAGDTVTVVRPAGPIEYKIRSIAYE encoded by the coding sequence ATGAGCCGAGCGTTCGTTAAAGAGCACGAAGACGACGAGGAGCGGGGGCCCGACCGGCCGATTCCGCCCGGACCGAACTACGTCACGCCGCGCGGTCTCGATCTACTCGAGCAGGCCCTCGTGGAAGCCGAGACCGCCGGAAACGAGCGTGAGGCCAAGTATTACCGCGAGCGGGTCAGCACCGCCAGCGTCGTCGATCCGGCATCGCAAAAGCGCGATCGGGTCCAGTTCGGGGCCTCGGTGACCGCCCGGGACGTGGCCGGCAAGGACCTATCCGTCCGCATCGTCGGCCACGACGAGGCCGACCCGCTCAAGGGTCTGATCAGCTTCGAGTCACCGGTCGCGCAGGCGATGATGGATCACCGCGCCGGCGATACGGTCACCGTCGTTCGGCCGGCCGGCCCGATCGAGTATAAGATCCGGTCGATCGCCTACGAGTAG
- a CDS encoding TIGR02530 family flagellar biosynthesis protein produces MDPNEINRVQQPGILPGPAPRPAGTPVEIPPSQSFRSVLEKTAQTSTGSEPLRFSAHAMQRLESRNISLTGDDVARMNAMADKAAAKGAKQSLFILRDTALVVSIKNRTVITAVDQDSMKENVFTNIDSAAII; encoded by the coding sequence ATGGATCCCAACGAGATCAACCGCGTACAACAACCGGGTATTCTTCCCGGTCCCGCGCCGCGGCCGGCCGGAACGCCGGTCGAGATCCCACCGAGTCAAAGCTTCCGCTCCGTCCTGGAAAAGACGGCGCAGACGTCGACGGGCTCGGAGCCTTTGCGTTTCTCCGCGCACGCCATGCAGCGTTTGGAATCGCGCAACATCTCGCTCACCGGCGACGACGTTGCGCGCATGAACGCGATGGCCGACAAAGCGGCGGCCAAAGGCGCCAAACAGTCGCTCTTCATCCTGCGCGACACGGCGCTGGTGGTGAGCATCAAAAACCGTACGGTCATTACCGCCGTGGATCAGGATTCGATGAAAGAAAACGTCTTCACGAATATCGATTCCGCGGCAATCATTTAA
- a CDS encoding flagellar FlbD family protein yields the protein MIALTRLNGHPLMINCDLIEALEETPDTVVTLVSGNKLVVRDKMRDVQQKIIDFKRKIYGPGESGA from the coding sequence ATGATTGCACTCACCCGGCTTAACGGTCATCCTCTCATGATCAACTGCGACCTGATCGAGGCGCTCGAGGAGACTCCCGACACGGTCGTGACCCTCGTCTCGGGCAACAAGCTCGTCGTCCGCGACAAGATGCGCGACGTACAACAGAAGATAATCGACTTCAAGAGGAAGATTTACGGGCCGGGCGAGTCCGGGGCCTAA
- a CDS encoding type II toxin-antitoxin system RelE/ParE family toxin, whose translation MELVYHEKAASDLDHIWTYVEVHSGANVADDLVTRLNETLWSTVARQPRSGSQRPEFGADVRSFPIIPYVAFYEIEAKRVIVLRILHGRRDLRQPLMSLIAAS comes from the coding sequence GTGGAGCTGGTCTACCACGAAAAGGCGGCGTCCGACCTTGACCACATTTGGACGTACGTCGAGGTCCATAGCGGCGCAAACGTGGCCGACGATTTGGTGACTCGCCTGAACGAGACACTTTGGAGCACCGTAGCCCGTCAGCCTCGATCCGGGAGTCAGAGGCCCGAGTTCGGCGCGGACGTCCGATCTTTCCCCATCATTCCATACGTGGCGTTTTATGAAATTGAAGCCAAACGTGTTATCGTTCTGCGCATTCTTCATGGTCGACGGGACCTGCGTCAGCCGTTGATGTCGCTTATCGCCGCGTCGTGA
- a CDS encoding motility protein A — translation MDFATIAGLILGFGAVFFAGYVGGTDPHIIFGRYEAIVLIVGGTLGATVTSFPLRTFVRGFFGGFKTAFVEVNYHERDVISTLVSFAEKARREGLLALENEAAALDDEFMRKGIQLVIDGRDTEIIRKVLETEVSNTQELGNKAEAIFTCMGGYSPTLGIIGTVLGLIGMLKGLASMGASTNVASTIGVATAQAFVATFFGIMLANLLWLPLGTKIKERNAQLLLLREIMIEGILAIQAGDNPRLLEEKLLAFLDPKERATEIEEGGSVAHEPGFSGSGA, via the coding sequence TTGGATTTTGCAACCATTGCGGGCCTGATCCTCGGGTTCGGAGCCGTGTTTTTCGCCGGTTATGTCGGCGGAACGGATCCGCATATCATCTTCGGGCGCTACGAAGCCATCGTGCTTATCGTCGGTGGAACGCTCGGCGCGACCGTCACGTCGTTCCCGCTGCGTACGTTCGTGCGCGGGTTCTTCGGCGGGTTCAAGACGGCGTTCGTCGAGGTCAACTACCACGAGCGCGACGTCATCTCGACCTTGGTATCGTTTGCGGAAAAGGCCCGGCGCGAGGGTTTGCTCGCGCTCGAGAACGAGGCCGCCGCACTCGACGACGAGTTCATGCGTAAAGGCATTCAGCTCGTCATCGACGGCCGCGACACCGAGATCATCCGCAAGGTCCTGGAAACCGAAGTCAGCAACACGCAAGAGCTCGGCAATAAGGCCGAGGCGATCTTCACGTGCATGGGCGGCTACTCGCCGACGCTGGGTATCATCGGTACCGTGCTCGGCCTGATCGGCATGCTCAAAGGCTTGGCGAGCATGGGCGCAAGCACGAACGTCGCCAGCACGATCGGCGTCGCAACCGCCCAGGCGTTCGTTGCGACGTTCTTCGGCATCATGCTGGCCAACTTGCTGTGGCTGCCGCTGGGAACGAAGATCAAAGAACGTAACGCTCAGCTGTTGCTGCTGCGCGAAATTATGATCGAGGGAATCCTCGCCATTCAAGCCGGCGACAATCCGCGGCTGCTTGAAGAGAAGCTGCTCGCATTCCTCGATCCCAAGGAGCGGGCAACGGAGATCGAGGAAGGCGGTTCGGTCGCGCACGAGCCCGGTTTCTCGGGATCGGGCGCATAG
- a CDS encoding flagellar hook-basal body complex protein translates to MAGFDSLYTGISGLNAYQSWIDMISNNIANVDTTGFKGQMMTFADLFYQNQSFPSAPTNTSGGVDGQQLGFGVKVNSVDTLFGQGGLQTTGVNTNVAMNGDGFFILNNLTQSAIPSYTRDGAFQLNANGVLYDPASGLAVQGWEANPQGVVQYGATGNITIPLGLSMKGTATGTGAKVGPTGDSVFDMAMGGNLDQTQWQQQFLNSVNASGSVAPVTVTTTIYDSLGNAHKAEITYTPDVTGSAPGTDVLTDASGNVASVNPKAAGSADTITIAVNATGTSATVTDTLGNSTTVGPGGTFTMDGTVVQMAGTLTASPPNSTIAITPAANGLPSSVDNTSGVAVTPATRWSVSVAFTDGTTFESLTQPGVVGANGNVTTAPTWANATNGEVGFIYFDQNGQFINSSSVESGPGAGAAYVINGSSTSGGNPLLHIAGDNPSVAEGDQLNITQWGTSSGNVASAPTAGPATVATPGPIGLGFWQSNSLAGSSTASVLSQNGFAAGTLSNFTIGQDGTITGAFTNGQNQVLGQLAVARFANEDGLSRIGDNQFEQTANSGLAQVGQAGTGTFGTIQSGALEQSNVSLAQEFTNLIVAQRAFEANTRGITTADQNLQTVINLRASEN, encoded by the coding sequence ATGGCAGGTTTCGACTCCCTGTATACCGGGATCAGCGGTCTGAACGCTTATCAAAGCTGGATCGACATGATCTCGAATAACATCGCGAACGTCGATACTACCGGCTTCAAAGGTCAGATGATGACCTTCGCAGATCTCTTCTATCAGAACCAGTCGTTCCCGTCGGCGCCTACCAACACGAGCGGCGGCGTGGACGGGCAACAACTCGGCTTCGGCGTGAAGGTCAACTCGGTCGACACGCTCTTCGGCCAAGGCGGTCTGCAAACCACCGGTGTCAATACGAACGTCGCGATGAACGGCGACGGATTCTTCATCCTCAACAATCTGACTCAGTCCGCGATCCCGAGCTACACACGCGACGGCGCGTTCCAGCTCAACGCCAACGGCGTGCTCTACGATCCCGCCAGCGGCTTGGCCGTGCAAGGCTGGGAAGCCAACCCGCAAGGCGTCGTGCAATACGGCGCAACGGGCAACATCACGATTCCGCTCGGCCTCTCGATGAAAGGCACCGCCACCGGAACCGGCGCGAAGGTCGGTCCGACCGGCGACAGCGTCTTCGACATGGCAATGGGCGGCAATCTCGACCAGACGCAATGGCAGCAGCAGTTCCTCAACTCGGTCAACGCGAGCGGCAGCGTCGCTCCGGTGACCGTCACGACGACGATCTACGACTCGCTGGGCAATGCCCACAAAGCCGAGATCACGTACACGCCCGACGTCACCGGCTCAGCGCCCGGTACCGACGTGCTGACCGATGCCTCGGGCAACGTCGCATCAGTCAATCCCAAGGCGGCCGGCAGCGCCGACACGATCACGATCGCCGTAAACGCCACGGGAACATCGGCGACGGTGACCGATACGCTCGGCAACAGCACGACGGTAGGACCGGGCGGAACGTTCACGATGGACGGCACGGTCGTTCAAATGGCGGGCACGCTGACAGCTTCACCGCCGAATTCGACGATCGCGATTACTCCCGCGGCAAACGGGCTGCCGAGCTCGGTCGATAACACCTCGGGCGTAGCGGTGACCCCCGCGACGCGCTGGTCGGTCAGCGTAGCGTTTACCGACGGCACGACGTTCGAGTCGCTCACGCAACCCGGCGTCGTCGGTGCCAACGGTAATGTGACGACGGCGCCGACCTGGGCGAACGCGACCAACGGCGAGGTCGGCTTCATCTACTTCGATCAAAACGGCCAGTTCATCAACTCGTCGTCGGTCGAAAGCGGACCCGGTGCCGGCGCGGCCTACGTCATCAACGGCAGCAGCACCAGCGGCGGAAACCCGCTGCTGCACATCGCCGGCGATAACCCAAGCGTGGCCGAAGGCGATCAGCTCAATATCACGCAGTGGGGAACGAGCAGCGGTAACGTTGCGTCGGCTCCGACCGCGGGTCCCGCGACGGTCGCGACGCCGGGACCGATCGGGCTGGGATTCTGGCAGTCCAACAGTCTCGCCGGCAGTTCGACTGCAAGCGTTCTCTCGCAGAACGGTTTCGCAGCCGGAACGCTCTCGAACTTCACGATCGGTCAGGACGGCACGATCACCGGTGCGTTCACGAACGGACAGAATCAGGTGCTCGGGCAGCTCGCCGTCGCGCGCTTTGCCAATGAAGACGGGCTCTCGCGCATCGGCGACAATCAGTTCGAGCAAACCGCCAACTCCGGACTCGCCCAAGTCGGTCAGGCCGGAACCGGCACGTTCGGAACGATCCAATCCGGCGCGCTCGAGCAATCGAACGTGTCGCTCGCGCAGGAGTTCACCAACCTGATCGTCGCGCAACGCGCCTTTGAGGCCAATACGCGCGGCATCACGACGGCGGACCAAAACCTGCAAACCGTCATCAACCTGCGGGCTAGCGAGAACTAA
- a CDS encoding flagellar hook capping FlgD N-terminal domain-containing protein — translation MSTSGTFPISQLTTQPNPADQLPGTQSATSSSGSDLSPNAFLQLLTTELMNQDPTQPEDPTQSVTQLAQFSALQYQQQLTSAFQGFQSNFAVLQASSLVGKQVTVGVTDSSGNSSSETGTINTIAVQNGQPYFTMLQSNGQPYVDNNGNPLLFSLQQILGIGNGTTTGSTGNSGSTGNSSTNPVGGSGGNGS, via the coding sequence ATGTCCACATCGGGGACGTTCCCGATCAGTCAACTGACGACCCAACCGAACCCGGCGGACCAACTGCCGGGAACGCAGTCGGCGACGTCGTCGTCGGGCAGCGATTTGAGTCCGAACGCATTTCTGCAGCTTCTCACGACGGAGCTGATGAATCAGGACCCGACGCAACCCGAAGATCCCACGCAATCGGTGACTCAGCTCGCGCAGTTCTCGGCGCTGCAGTATCAGCAACAGTTGACGTCGGCCTTCCAGGGCTTCCAGTCCAACTTTGCGGTGCTTCAGGCGTCGTCACTGGTCGGCAAGCAGGTCACGGTCGGCGTCACCGACTCGTCCGGCAACTCGAGTTCCGAAACCGGCACGATCAACACGATCGCCGTGCAGAACGGTCAACCGTACTTCACGATGCTGCAGTCCAACGGCCAGCCCTACGTCGATAACAACGGCAATCCGCTGCTCTTCTCGCTGCAGCAGATCCTCGGTATCGGCAACGGAACGACCACGGGCAGCACGGGTAACAGCGGCTCGACCGGCAACTCGAGCACGAACCCGGTTGGCGGAAGCGGCGGGAACGGGAGCTAG
- the fliM gene encoding flagellar motor switch protein FliM, with translation MSSLSQEEIDALINQLSGQAGEEPIKEIEARRVKSFDFRFNKRLDKFTNNQLQTLRTLHENFTRLLNNSLSVYLRTRVEATIVSIEQISYGDFIASIGIPSILAIFSMDPLPGSGIVQVDLNLVFSIIDRLLGGPGWFPNKLRDLTDIERTLMQRFMARMLNSYRESWNYLLTLSLKIEALDSNPQFIPRIIPLDQIVAYVSMELKVGDMAGVMNFCLPYLVLQSIGQQLTEFQWSPALVAGRGMTEEDIAQLTRNVERAGVEIEVELGKTLVSLRDLVSLREGDLVVFDKPTTEPLLAKVNDREKFRVFPGMNKDRLTVQVASTIEKEDE, from the coding sequence ATGTCGAGTCTCTCCCAAGAAGAAATTGATGCCCTAATAAATCAACTGTCCGGGCAGGCCGGCGAGGAGCCGATCAAAGAGATCGAGGCGCGCCGCGTCAAGTCGTTCGATTTTCGCTTCAACAAGCGGCTGGACAAGTTCACCAACAATCAGCTGCAGACGCTGCGGACGCTGCACGAGAACTTCACGCGTCTGCTCAACAACTCGCTGTCCGTTTATCTGCGGACCCGCGTCGAAGCGACGATCGTTTCGATCGAGCAGATCAGCTACGGCGACTTCATTGCGTCGATCGGCATCCCGTCGATCCTGGCGATCTTTTCGATGGATCCGCTGCCCGGCAGCGGCATCGTTCAGGTCGACCTCAACTTGGTCTTCTCGATTATCGATCGCCTGCTCGGCGGCCCGGGTTGGTTCCCGAACAAGCTGCGCGATCTAACCGACATCGAGCGGACGCTCATGCAGCGCTTCATGGCGCGCATGCTCAACAGCTATCGCGAGTCTTGGAACTATCTTCTGACGCTCTCGCTGAAGATCGAGGCGCTCGATTCCAACCCGCAGTTCATTCCGCGCATCATCCCGCTCGATCAGATCGTGGCCTACGTCTCTATGGAGCTCAAAGTCGGCGATATGGCCGGCGTCATGAACTTCTGCCTTCCTTACCTCGTCCTGCAATCGATCGGACAGCAGTTGACCGAGTTCCAGTGGTCTCCGGCACTCGTTGCCGGTCGCGGCATGACCGAAGAAGACATCGCGCAGCTCACGCGGAACGTCGAGCGCGCGGGTGTCGAGATCGAGGTCGAGCTTGGCAAGACCCTGGTCTCTCTTCGCGATTTGGTTTCTTTGCGCGAGGGCGATTTGGTCGTGTTCGATAAACCAACGACCGAGCCGCTCCTCGCGAAGGTAAACGATCGCGAGAAGTTTCGCGTCTTTCCCGGAATGAACAAAGATCGCTTGACCGTGCAGGTGGCGA